A genomic region of Kribbella sp. NBC_00382 contains the following coding sequences:
- a CDS encoding ABC transporter substrate-binding protein, whose product MKSYSTRAIALFGAAVLAASAAACSAGSGTSSGSSPGGDQSLTVGLVAEPASLDFTTTDGAAIPQALLGNVYNGLVKQDEAGKIVPDLAKSWTVSPDRKTYTFELVDNAKFTNGAAFTAADAVFSINRVKTAWTTSLKSAMDVVSSAKAVSPTQLQVTLSTPSNGWLFRMTTRVGAMFSQTGIDKLATDPVGTGPYKFGSWKRGDSIVLQRNDAYWGTKPFFNQVTLKYFKDPTALNNALLTGTINLISTVQAPEALTQFTSNSKYQVIEGTTNGEVVLSFNNSRPVFKNLAVRQAIRQAIDHKALLDTCFAGRGKLIGSMVPPTDPWYEDLTGVAPYDKAKATAALKAVAGTTLRLRLPTLPYATSCGQVVKSQLEQVGLKVTIDQLEFPAAWLTTVFKNADYDMSIIAHVEPRDLGAVFNAKYYTRYDDPTLVGLLAAADSGDEAAQTDNMKKAARRISEQAAADWLFLLPNLMVADKNLTGLPTNAITESFDLTRLARS is encoded by the coding sequence GTGAAGTCGTATTCCACCCGGGCGATCGCGCTGTTCGGCGCTGCCGTGCTGGCCGCCAGCGCCGCGGCTTGCTCAGCGGGCTCCGGTACTTCATCAGGCTCCTCGCCGGGCGGCGACCAGTCGCTCACCGTCGGCCTGGTCGCCGAGCCGGCCAGCCTCGACTTCACCACGACCGATGGCGCCGCGATCCCGCAGGCATTGCTCGGAAACGTCTACAACGGGCTGGTCAAGCAGGACGAGGCCGGCAAGATCGTGCCGGACCTGGCCAAGTCGTGGACCGTCTCACCGGATCGCAAGACCTACACCTTCGAACTGGTCGACAACGCCAAGTTCACCAACGGCGCCGCCTTCACGGCCGCCGACGCGGTGTTCAGCATCAACCGGGTGAAGACGGCGTGGACCACCTCGCTGAAGTCGGCGATGGATGTCGTTTCGTCGGCCAAGGCGGTGTCGCCGACCCAGTTGCAGGTGACGCTGTCCACGCCGAGCAACGGCTGGCTGTTCCGGATGACGACCCGGGTCGGCGCGATGTTCTCCCAGACCGGCATCGACAAGCTGGCCACCGACCCGGTCGGCACCGGGCCGTACAAGTTCGGCAGCTGGAAGCGCGGCGACTCGATCGTGCTGCAGCGCAACGACGCGTACTGGGGTACGAAGCCGTTCTTCAACCAGGTCACGCTGAAGTACTTCAAGGACCCGACGGCGCTCAACAATGCGCTGCTCACCGGCACGATCAACCTGATCAGCACAGTCCAGGCGCCCGAGGCGCTGACCCAGTTCACCAGCAACAGCAAGTACCAGGTGATCGAGGGGACGACCAACGGCGAGGTCGTACTGTCGTTCAACAACTCGCGGCCGGTGTTCAAGAACCTAGCCGTTCGGCAGGCGATCCGGCAGGCGATCGATCACAAGGCCTTGCTGGACACGTGTTTCGCGGGGCGCGGCAAGCTGATCGGCAGTATGGTCCCGCCGACCGACCCGTGGTACGAGGACCTGACCGGTGTCGCGCCGTACGACAAGGCCAAGGCGACGGCTGCCCTGAAGGCTGTCGCCGGCACCACGCTTCGGCTCCGGCTGCCCACGTTGCCTTATGCAACGTCTTGCGGCCAGGTGGTGAAGAGCCAGCTGGAGCAGGTCGGGCTGAAGGTGACGATCGACCAGCTCGAGTTCCCGGCGGCCTGGCTGACCACGGTGTTCAAGAACGCCGACTACGACATGTCGATCATCGCGCACGTCGAGCCGCGCGACCTGGGCGCCGTCTTCAACGCGAAGTACTACACCCGGTACGACGACCCGACGCTGGTCGGCCTGCTCGCCGCGGCCGACTCCGGTGACGAGGCGGCGCAGACCGACAACATGAAGAAGGCCGCCCGGCGGATCTCCGAGCAGGCGGCGGCCGACTGGCTGTTCCTGCTGCCGAACCTGATGGTCGCCGACAAGAACCTGACCGGCCTGCCCACCAACGCGATCACCGAGTCCTTCGACCTGACCCGGCTCGCCCGCTCCTGA
- a CDS encoding FadR/GntR family transcriptional regulator, producing the protein MPNFQPVQTVRAYQRIVEQIEDALVRGDLSPGQRLPSERELVSQFAVSRSTVREALRVLESNGVVRSRPGDPNGPEILPFSHGPLRKQMTRLAHLDELSLSDLIAFRMIMDGAAIQLASRLRTDEQLVEMEQTLVAMRAAIDVDFAAFSEADVAFHEAVARVSRNSLLQTCNEVVRGVVLSLISDKIAHATNSRALMLESLRHHTEVVEAIRAGNGQAAARLTRQNLYDYYATYVPAPDRDPLRALIDD; encoded by the coding sequence ATGCCGAATTTCCAGCCGGTGCAGACGGTCCGCGCGTACCAGCGGATCGTCGAGCAGATCGAGGACGCGCTCGTCCGTGGCGACCTCTCCCCCGGTCAGCGGCTGCCCAGTGAGCGGGAGCTCGTCAGCCAGTTCGCCGTCAGCCGGTCGACCGTGCGCGAGGCACTCAGGGTGCTGGAGAGCAACGGCGTCGTTCGCTCGAGGCCGGGCGACCCGAACGGCCCGGAGATCCTGCCGTTCTCGCACGGACCGCTGCGCAAGCAGATGACCCGCCTGGCTCACCTCGACGAGTTGTCGCTGAGCGACCTGATCGCCTTCCGGATGATCATGGACGGCGCCGCGATCCAGCTCGCCTCCCGCCTGCGCACCGACGAGCAGCTCGTCGAGATGGAGCAGACGCTCGTCGCCATGCGGGCAGCGATCGACGTCGACTTCGCCGCGTTCAGCGAGGCCGACGTCGCCTTCCACGAGGCAGTCGCGCGGGTCAGCCGCAACTCCCTGCTCCAGACCTGCAACGAGGTCGTACGCGGCGTAGTACTGAGCCTGATCTCCGACAAGATCGCCCACGCGACCAACAGCCGCGCCCTGATGCTCGAATCCCTACGCCACCACACCGAGGTCGTCGAAGCGATCCGCGCAGGCAACGGCCAAGCCGCCGCCCGCCTAACCCGCCAAAACCTCTACGACTACTACGCCACCTACGTCCCAGCCCCCGACCGAGACCCCCTCCGAGCCCTGATCGACGACTGA
- a CDS encoding ABC transporter permease, translated as MRRWNPSLVVGLAIVGLIVVVALLSFVWTPYDATLVDPAARLLKPSWAHWFGTDKFGRDILSQLMIGSRTTLFVGLVAVGVAAVIGVPVGILAAMSPRWVSEVVMRGNDLLLAFPALLLAIMFGAVFGASTLTAMVAIGIATVPSFARVIRSGALQVMRTEYVLAARAAGRRPFPVALRHVLPNVTSLITVQASVSFAIAVLAEAALSFLGYGTPPPTPSWGRMLQESQEFLFSAPRLAVFPGVAIALAVLGFNLLGDGLRDRFDPKLEDRR; from the coding sequence ATGAGGCGCTGGAACCCGAGTCTCGTGGTCGGCCTGGCGATCGTCGGCCTGATCGTGGTGGTCGCGTTGCTGTCCTTCGTCTGGACCCCGTACGACGCAACGCTCGTCGACCCGGCAGCCCGCCTGCTCAAGCCGTCGTGGGCGCATTGGTTCGGGACGGACAAGTTCGGGCGGGACATCCTGAGCCAGCTCATGATCGGGTCGCGGACGACGCTCTTCGTCGGGTTGGTCGCAGTCGGAGTCGCGGCCGTGATCGGCGTACCGGTCGGGATTCTGGCTGCGATGAGTCCGCGGTGGGTGTCAGAGGTCGTGATGCGGGGCAACGACTTGTTGCTGGCGTTCCCGGCGTTGCTGCTGGCCATCATGTTCGGGGCTGTGTTCGGGGCCAGCACGTTGACGGCGATGGTTGCCATCGGCATCGCTACGGTGCCTTCGTTCGCCCGGGTCATTCGGAGTGGGGCGTTGCAGGTGATGCGGACGGAGTACGTGCTGGCGGCTCGGGCTGCTGGGCGTCGGCCGTTTCCGGTGGCGTTGCGGCATGTGTTGCCGAACGTGACGAGTCTGATCACGGTGCAGGCTTCGGTGTCGTTCGCGATCGCAGTACTGGCTGAGGCTGCGTTGTCGTTCCTTGGTTATGGGACGCCGCCGCCGACTCCTTCGTGGGGGCGGATGTTGCAGGAGAGCCAGGAGTTCTTGTTCAGCGCGCCGCGGCTGGCGGTGTTCCCGGGGGTGGCGATCGCTCTGGCCGTACTCGGCTTCAACCTGCTCGGGGACGGGCTGCGGGACCGGTTCGATCCGAAGCTGGAGGACCGGCGATGA
- a CDS encoding ABC transporter permease produces MILRLAERAAVLVISLAVASVLVFGFMAVLPGDPARVALGVNASDEAVAALRQQFGLDRPLTTQYFDWLGGLLHGDFGTSYVSKVAIGPQVADRFQVTLWLVVVGMVVALVLAAPAGTVMAARHRRLSGLALSALSQLGVAIPAFLAGILLIMVFAVKLGWLPANGWTPPASDPGMFLKQLILPALSLGLVQGAVLTRYVRSAVLDVLREDYLRTARAKGLRPFPALWRHGLRNAAVPVVTVLGLQLATLLIGAVVVERVFVIPGLGSLLLDGVSNRDLLLVQDVVMVLVVAVLVVNFLVDLLYVALDPRLRVAR; encoded by the coding sequence ATGATCCTTCGCCTGGCCGAGCGCGCCGCGGTGCTGGTGATCAGCCTCGCGGTCGCCTCGGTGCTCGTCTTCGGCTTCATGGCGGTACTCCCGGGCGACCCGGCCCGGGTCGCGCTGGGCGTGAACGCATCGGACGAGGCCGTCGCCGCATTGCGTCAGCAGTTCGGCCTGGACCGGCCGTTGACCACCCAGTACTTCGATTGGCTCGGCGGACTGTTGCATGGCGACTTCGGTACGTCGTACGTGTCGAAGGTTGCCATCGGCCCGCAAGTCGCCGACCGCTTCCAGGTGACGCTCTGGCTGGTCGTCGTGGGCATGGTCGTCGCGCTGGTACTGGCCGCTCCCGCGGGAACGGTGATGGCCGCGCGGCATCGCCGGCTCTCTGGGCTTGCTCTCTCTGCTCTCTCTCAGTTGGGAGTCGCGATCCCGGCGTTTCTCGCGGGGATCTTGCTGATCATGGTGTTCGCGGTGAAGCTCGGCTGGCTGCCCGCCAACGGGTGGACGCCGCCGGCCTCGGATCCGGGGATGTTCCTCAAGCAGCTGATCCTGCCCGCGCTGTCGCTGGGGTTGGTACAGGGTGCCGTGCTGACCCGGTATGTGCGCAGCGCTGTGCTCGACGTCTTGCGTGAGGACTATCTGCGGACCGCACGGGCGAAAGGGTTGCGGCCGTTTCCCGCGTTGTGGCGGCATGGGTTGCGCAATGCGGCGGTACCGGTGGTGACCGTGCTCGGGTTGCAGTTGGCGACGTTGCTGATCGGGGCGGTCGTGGTCGAGCGGGTCTTCGTCATCCCGGGGCTCGGCAGCCTGCTGCTCGACGGGGTCTCCAATCGCGATCTGCTGCTCGTGCAGGACGTGGTCATGGTGCTCGTCGTCGCCGTCCTGGTGGTCAACTTCCTCGTCGATCTGCTGTACGTCGCCCTGGACCCCCGGTTGCGGGTGGCGCGATGA